Proteins encoded within one genomic window of Oncorhynchus nerka isolate Pitt River linkage group LG9b, Oner_Uvic_2.0, whole genome shotgun sequence:
- the LOC135565757 gene encoding twisted gastrulation protein homolog 1-A-like — MCNPKNYSDTPATSKSTVEELHRPIPSLFRALTEGDAPINMMVVSFPVAEELSHHENLVSFLETLDDQHQNMSIPGNSIHARYDTQDNMCTVVYFDDCVSIRQCKLYCESMGGSKYRWFHNACCQCIGPECLDYGSKAVKCMNCLF, encoded by the exons ATGTGTAACCCTAAGAACTACAGCGATACTCCAGCCACCTCTAAGAGCACAGTGGAGGAACTCCATCGACCAATCCCCTCGTTGTTCCGAGCCCTCACGGAGGGCGACGCCCCTATCAACATGATGGTGGTGTCCTTCCCCGTTGCCGAGGAACTATCTCACCACGAGAACCTGGTCTCCTTCTTGGAGACGCTTGACGACCAGCATCAGAACATGTCAATCCCCGGCAACAGCATTCACGCAAGATACGACACTCAAG ATAACATGTGTACGGTGGTCTACTTTGACGACTGCGTATCCATCCGCCAGTGTAAACTATACTGTGAGTCGATGGGAGGGTCGAAGTACCGCTGGTTTCACAACGCCTGCTGTCAGTGCATCGGCCCGGAGTGTCTGGACTACGGCAGCAAGGCTGTGAAGTGCATGAACTGTCTGTTCTGA